Proteins found in one Oncorhynchus mykiss isolate Arlee chromosome 3, USDA_OmykA_1.1, whole genome shotgun sequence genomic segment:
- the LOC110520187 gene encoding methyl-CpG-binding domain protein 5 isoform X2 gives MNRTKKEGLCAEGKQPPAEVPIGWQRRITHSGVVYISPSGLVLACLEQVKSYLLTDGTCKCGLECPLIIHKIFNFDTGAAVKQRTVEDARADANVTKLCIHKRKVITVATLRRSMESPHPALASVGTGAAAMGPLSHQAIRNNMHNGPPNSVALDGRNPNKTGMSVSGQQYYNHELDSPPQRDLYLGYSRTRLGGSEHSSQQRSPYHSRHSVLLSPSSSNSCCSQHYGDRAPSPRTEPLGSPDPNMLGFHGACSPGSVHMNGDRFTHLSPPSILHHGSPSASQPSCAMSGRTNVPNSPAVNAKSLNLQPSCSFPHDFQHKPQPACHPQSHFSLSQLPPCILQKKQVTSEKDPLGILDPIPSKAPSQGPLVPNISGLQHNAQSQVPPMNVNIPPASVPLPSNLPLPTGKSGPVGHGHRVQHHPTLSSASSSPIMSPAHMAGPVLAKVESPHRSRCLSSSSEHGSFAHPTRGLQVPCGGSKPLPRSSQASSGSPRPAMPQGSAYKMDKLHHLNDTPNQLPGGMNIGLSRHPNSMYRPAPGSDSIIQKNHSVGMPLNQMLDQQNPASFPASSLLSAAAKAQLVNQNKHTDSTLGAGAEARSGSSLGHPGLVGGGRGGNLDGHSTLNQRYLPNPGPLASEFQSGRAALRDKLMGMVQQREANRKRKLSSDGSSGGINNDRAFDVLKHPMGGSGSSSSSFPETLRRMLQQGCLPPNTSMAQLLQSMSHQSAHNEPSHVGQSPAKSGKSPFLEEALPQMSTLQQSLQGHQIQGRAKIRGFQNMNSDGQISGQDLNMEQFNRPINQMQDPTLTGNFGVLGYNGGQHAAMVSMQGNPNPHQQQQFGLYQKPSQAQGNPHFRGRAGLPPMMSNGGVQALSESGEVSSSLSCELRQAREESLQSLIRNSQAHTLQQQRLQPLVQGQHQGLTQGPGQHYMQGQQQHRFQCQGSHPDAPLPDDASSNPMNSLLQSFQVDLPETIPLPNRTMMSRPGMMSMSQPGAPCHQNSHQEYQAAEDLPGGGGEVIDTIHRAAMGTASKSAFNVITSTGASGTFASSVVGEPVDLSHAVNSVIHGPLRSYQEPVLEPRHQPKVGRPRKKTPERNNSFSPVAMEAPARFRSPRHGAQRRQWDGQAEGQEQAGLWRNDELLQLLSLAQSRNGTYPERPKSQAQVHFGPQDQTTLHFPSDLYAHMNGNGRVLTSGRLHSRHPSLSPGSSSVPPEGLFTKDYSHYNEHLNGQLNGNHYNGHYNGHLNGSLSGEEDLRPGDSPSSSEGLPLHHRPRTPAHYPGDLLWGQGKGFPPWPGKIGSEGHMYSPGMVNDMQGKVESEKFQRTLTEDLDTLHKANKITRNGRKWNNHLEAAIQEAMCELDKMTGNKRKSHQGKESEICL, from the exons GGAGCAGGTGAAGAGCTACCTGCTGACTGATGGCACCTGTAAGTGTGGCCTGGAGTGTCCTCTCATCATTCATAAG ATATTCAACTTTGACACCGGGGCGGCTGTCAAGCAGAGGACTGTTGAGGATGCCAGAGCCGATGCTAATGTCACCAAGCTGTGTATCCACAAGAGGAAGGTCATCACCGTGGCAACCCTGCGCAGGAGCATGGAGTCACCACACCCTGCTCTGGCCAGTGTTGGCACTG GCGCTGCAGCTATGGGTCCTTTGAGTCATCAAGCAATAAGGAACAATATGCACAATGGTCCACCCAACTCTGTGGCTCTTGATGGCAGGAATCCcaacaagacaggaatgtcagtttctggtcaacagtactatAACCATGAACTGGATTCTCCCCCTCAGAGGGATCTGTACTTGGGGTACAGCAGGACAAGGCTGGGGGGCAGCGAACACAGTAGCCAACAACGGTCACCCTATCACAGCCGCCACAGTGTCCTGCTCAGCCCCTCCTCCTCCAATTCATGTTGCTCACAGCATTATGGTGATAGGGCTCCCTCCCCAAGGACTGAACCTCTGGGGAGTCCTGACCCCAATATGCTTGGTTTTCATGGAGCTTGCAGCCCAGGCTCTGTCCATATGAACGGTGATCGTTTTACCCATCTCTCACCACCCAGTATCCTGCACCACGGCTCGCCTTCGGCCTCCCAGCCCTCGTGTGCCATGTCAGGAAGGACTAATGTACCAAATTCCCCTGCCGTCAATGCCAAAAGCCTCAATTTGCAGCCCTCCTGCAGCTTCCCCCACGACTTTCAACACAAGCCCCAGCCTGCATGCCACCCACAGTCGCACTTTTCCCTGTCTCAGCTCCCTCCCTGCATCCTGCAGAAAAAGCAGGTGACCTCTGAGAAGGACCCTCTTGGTATCCTGGACCCAATTCCAAGCAAGGCTCCTAGCCAGGGTCCCTTAGTGCCAAACATATCTGGCCTCCAACACAATGCCCAATCTCAGGTACCACCAATGAATGTAAACATCCCCCCTGCCAGTGTCCCTTTGCCCAGCAACCTGCCCTTGCCAACTGGGAAGTCTGGACCTGTTGGGCATGGCCATAGGGTCCAGCACCACCCTACCCTGTCATCCGCCTCATCCTCACCTATCATGTCCCCAGCACATATGGCTGGGCCTGTCCTCGCCAAGGTGGAGTCACCCCACCGCTCACGTTGCTTATCCAGTTCTTCTGAACATGGTAGCTTCGCTCACCCCACAAGGGGGCTCCAGGTTCCTTGTGGGGGTTCAAAGCCACTTCCCCGGTCCTCTCAGGCCTCCTCGGGGTCCCCTCGACCTGCAATGCCACAAGGTTCTGCATATAAGATGGACAAACTCCATCACTTGAACGATACCCCCAACCAACTGCCAGGGGGGATGAACATTGGTCTAAGCAGGCATCCCAACTCCATGTACCGTCCAGCTCCCGGATCTGATAGTATCATTCAAAAGAATCACTCGGTAGGAATGCCCCTTAACCAGATGTTAGATCAGCAGAATCCTGCTTCCTTCCCAGCAAGTAGTCTACTTTCAGCAGCAGCGAAAGCACAGCTAGTTAATCAAAACAAACATACCGACAGCACATTGGGTGCAGGCGCAGAGGCTCGCAGTGGCAGCAGTTTGGGACACCCAGGGCTAGTTGGTGGAGGAAGAGGTGGGAACCTAGATGGACACAGCACTTTAAACCAGAGATATCTACCTAATCCTGGGCCGTTGGCGAGCGAATTTCAAAGCGGAAGAGCAGCACTAAGAGACAAACTCATGGGTATGGTTCAGCAAAGAGAGGCAAATCGCAAGCGCAAACTGTCCAGTGATGGCAGCAGTGGTGGCATCAACAATGACAGGGCTTTCGACGTGCTCAAGCATCCGATGGGTGGCTCTGGATCTAGTTCATCTAGCTTTCCAGAGACTTTGAGGAGAATGTTGCAGCAGGGTTGTTTGCCCCCAAACACCTCCATGGCCCAGCTACTCCAGTCCATGAGCCACCAAAGTGCCCACAATGAGCCAAGCCACGTGGGCCAAAGCCCGGCCAAATCTGGCAAATCTCCCTTCTTGGAGGAAGCTTTGCCTCAGATGTCGACTTTGCAGCAGAGCTTGCAGGGGCATCAAATCCAGGGCAGAGCGAAGATCCGTGGCTTCCAGAACATGAACAGTGATGGTCAGATTTCAGGCCAGGATCTAAACATGGAGCAGTTCAACAGGCCAATAAATCAAATGCAGGACCCCACCTTAACTGGAAACTTTGGGGTGTTGGGTTACAATGGTGGACAACATGCAGCCATGGTGTCGATGCAGGGAAACCCAAACCCTCACCAGCAGCAGCAGTTTGGACTTTATCAGAAACCATCCCAGGCGCAAGGCAACCCCCACTTCAGAGGCAGGGCAGGATTGCCTCCCATGATGTCCAATGGCGGGGTCCAAGCCCTCTCTGAGTCAG GTGAGGTCAGTAGTTCTCTGAGCTGTGAGCTGAGGCAGGCCCGAGAGGAGAGTCTTCAATCTCTCATCAGGAACAGCCAGGCCCATACACTGCAACAACAGAGACTGCAACCACTTGTTCAGGGCCAACATCAGGGTCTGACCCAGGGTCCTGGTCAGCACTACATGCAGGGCCAGCAGCAGCATAGATTCCAGTGCCAAGGCTCCCACCCTGATGCCCCTCTCCCTGATGATGCCTCCTCCAACCCCATGAACAGCCTCCTTCAGAGCTTCCAG GTGGATTTGCCTGAGACGATTCCACTGCCAAACAGAACTATGATGAGTCGACCGGGGATGATGTCCATGTCCCAACCCGGTGCCCCTTGTCACCAGAACAGTCATCAAGAATACCAGGCTGCCGAGGACCTTCCAGGTGGTGGGGGAGAAGTTATTGATACCATCCACAGGGCAGCGATGGGCACGGCCAGCAAGAGCGCGTTTAATGTCATCACATCAACTGGTGCTAGCGGTACCTTCGCTTCTTCTGTTGTCGGCGAGCCTGTCGACCTCTCCCATGCGGTTAACTCTGTCATTCATGGCCCCCTTCGCTCATATCAGGAGCCAGTGCTAGAGCCCCGACACCAACCCAAGGTGGGTCGGCCACGCAAGAAGACCCCTGAAAGGAACAACAGCTTCTCTCCTGTTGCTATGGAAGCTCCTGCCAGATTCCGCTCGCCGCGACACGGAGCCCAGAGAAGACAATGGGATGGGCAGGCGGAGGGCCAGGAGCAGGCTGGTCTGTGGCGTAATGACGAGCTCCTCCAACTGCTTTCCTTAGCCCAGAGCAGAAACGGCACCTACCCAGAGAGGCCCAAAAGTCAGGCCCAGGTCCACTTTGGCCCTCAGGACCAAACAACACTGCACTTCCCCAGTGACTTGTATGCCCATATGAACGGCAACGGTAGGGTCCTCACCTCGGGAAGACTACATTCCAGACACCCCAGCCTGTCCCCTGGTTCTTCCTCTGTCCCACCAGAGGGCCTTTTTACCAAGGATTACAGCCACTACAACGAACATCTGAACGGCCAACTCAATGGGAACCACTATAATGGGCATTACAATGGGCACCTGAATGGGAGCCTGAGCGGCGAGGAAGACCTGAGGCCTGGGGACTCTCCCTCCTCCAGTGAGGGGCTCCCGCTCCACCACAGGCCCAGAACTCCGGCCCACTACCCGGGGGATCTACTCTGGGGCCAGGGCAAAGGCTTCCCTCCATGGCCAGGCAAGATTGGGAGCGAGGGGCACATGTACTCCCCTGGGATGGTGAATGACATGCAGGGAAAG GTAGAGTCAGAGAAGTTCCAGAGGACACTAACAGAGGATCTGGACACACTACATAAAGCAAACAAGATAACTAGAAA TGGTCGAAAATGGAATAACCACCTAGAGGCTGCTATACAGGAGGCTATGTGTGAGCTGGATAAGATGACAGGCAAT AAAAGAAAAAGCCATCAAGGGAAGGAGTCTGAAATATGCCTCTAA
- the LOC110520187 gene encoding methyl-CpG-binding domain protein 5 isoform X3 → MNRTKKEGLCAEGKQPPAEVPIGWQRRITHSGVVYISPSGLVLACLEQVKSYLLTDGTCKCGLECPLIIHKIFNFDTGAAVKQRTVEDARADANVTKLCIHKRKVITVATLRRSMESPHPALASVGTGAAAMGPLSHQAIRNNMHNGPPNSVALDGRNPNKTGMSVSGQQYYNHELDSPPQRDLYLGYSRTRLGGSEHSSQQRSPYHSRHSVLLSPSSSNSCCSQHYGDRAPSPRTEPLGSPDPNMLGFHGACSPGSVHMNGDRFTHLSPPSILHHGSPSASQPSCAMSGRTNVPNSPAVNAKSLNLQPSCSFPHDFQHKPQPACHPQSHFSLSQLPPCILQKKQVTSEKDPLGILDPIPSKAPSQGPLVPNISGLQHNAQSQVPPMNVNIPPASVPLPSNLPLPTGKSGPVGHGHRVQHHPTLSSASSSPIMSPAHMAGPVLAKVESPHRSRCLSSSSEHGSFAHPTRGLQVPCGGSKPLPRSSQASSGSPRPAMPQGSAYKMDKLHHLNDTPNQLPGGMNIGLSRHPNSMYRPAPGSDSIIQKNHSVGMPLNQMLDQQNPASFPASSLLSAAAKAQLVNQNKHTDSTLGAGAEARSGSSLGHPGLVGGGRGGNLDGHSTLNQRYLPNPGPLASEFQSGRAALRDKLMGMVQQREANRKRKLSSDGSSGGINNDRAFDVLKHPMGGSGSSSSSFPETLRRMLQQGCLPPNTSMAQLLQSMSHQSAHNEPSHVGQSPAKSGKSPFLEEALPQMSTLQQSLQGHQIQGRAKIRGFQNMNSDGQISGQDLNMEQFNRPINQMQDPTLTGNFGVLGYNGGQHAAMVSMQGNPNPHQQQQFGLYQKPSQAQGNPHFRGRAGLPPMMSNGGVQALSESGEVSSSLSCELRQAREESLQSLIRNSQAHTLQQQRLQPLVQGQHQGLTQGPGQHYMQGQQQHRFQCQGSHPDAPLPDDASSNPMNSLLQSFQVDLPETIPLPNRTMMSRPGMMSMSQPGAPCHQNSHQEYQAAEDLPGGGGEVIDTIHRAAMGTASKSAFNVITSTGASGTFASSVVGEPVDLSHAVNSVIHGPLRSYQEPVLEPRHQPKVGRPRKKTPERNNSFSPVAMEAPARFRSPRHGAQRRQWDGQAEGQEQAGLWRNDELLQLLSLAQSRNGTYPERPKSQAQVHFGPQDQTTLHFPSDLYAHMNGNGRVLTSGRLHSRHPSLSPGSSSVPPEGLFTKDYSHYNEHLNGQLNGNHYNGHYNGHLNGSLSGEEDLRPGDSPSSSEGLPLHHRPRTPAHYPGDLLWGQGKGFPPWPGKIGSEGHMYSPGMVNDMQGKVESEKFQRTLTEDLDTLHKANKITRNGRKWNNHLEAAIQEAMCELDKMTGNKKPSREGV, encoded by the exons GGAGCAGGTGAAGAGCTACCTGCTGACTGATGGCACCTGTAAGTGTGGCCTGGAGTGTCCTCTCATCATTCATAAG ATATTCAACTTTGACACCGGGGCGGCTGTCAAGCAGAGGACTGTTGAGGATGCCAGAGCCGATGCTAATGTCACCAAGCTGTGTATCCACAAGAGGAAGGTCATCACCGTGGCAACCCTGCGCAGGAGCATGGAGTCACCACACCCTGCTCTGGCCAGTGTTGGCACTG GCGCTGCAGCTATGGGTCCTTTGAGTCATCAAGCAATAAGGAACAATATGCACAATGGTCCACCCAACTCTGTGGCTCTTGATGGCAGGAATCCcaacaagacaggaatgtcagtttctggtcaacagtactatAACCATGAACTGGATTCTCCCCCTCAGAGGGATCTGTACTTGGGGTACAGCAGGACAAGGCTGGGGGGCAGCGAACACAGTAGCCAACAACGGTCACCCTATCACAGCCGCCACAGTGTCCTGCTCAGCCCCTCCTCCTCCAATTCATGTTGCTCACAGCATTATGGTGATAGGGCTCCCTCCCCAAGGACTGAACCTCTGGGGAGTCCTGACCCCAATATGCTTGGTTTTCATGGAGCTTGCAGCCCAGGCTCTGTCCATATGAACGGTGATCGTTTTACCCATCTCTCACCACCCAGTATCCTGCACCACGGCTCGCCTTCGGCCTCCCAGCCCTCGTGTGCCATGTCAGGAAGGACTAATGTACCAAATTCCCCTGCCGTCAATGCCAAAAGCCTCAATTTGCAGCCCTCCTGCAGCTTCCCCCACGACTTTCAACACAAGCCCCAGCCTGCATGCCACCCACAGTCGCACTTTTCCCTGTCTCAGCTCCCTCCCTGCATCCTGCAGAAAAAGCAGGTGACCTCTGAGAAGGACCCTCTTGGTATCCTGGACCCAATTCCAAGCAAGGCTCCTAGCCAGGGTCCCTTAGTGCCAAACATATCTGGCCTCCAACACAATGCCCAATCTCAGGTACCACCAATGAATGTAAACATCCCCCCTGCCAGTGTCCCTTTGCCCAGCAACCTGCCCTTGCCAACTGGGAAGTCTGGACCTGTTGGGCATGGCCATAGGGTCCAGCACCACCCTACCCTGTCATCCGCCTCATCCTCACCTATCATGTCCCCAGCACATATGGCTGGGCCTGTCCTCGCCAAGGTGGAGTCACCCCACCGCTCACGTTGCTTATCCAGTTCTTCTGAACATGGTAGCTTCGCTCACCCCACAAGGGGGCTCCAGGTTCCTTGTGGGGGTTCAAAGCCACTTCCCCGGTCCTCTCAGGCCTCCTCGGGGTCCCCTCGACCTGCAATGCCACAAGGTTCTGCATATAAGATGGACAAACTCCATCACTTGAACGATACCCCCAACCAACTGCCAGGGGGGATGAACATTGGTCTAAGCAGGCATCCCAACTCCATGTACCGTCCAGCTCCCGGATCTGATAGTATCATTCAAAAGAATCACTCGGTAGGAATGCCCCTTAACCAGATGTTAGATCAGCAGAATCCTGCTTCCTTCCCAGCAAGTAGTCTACTTTCAGCAGCAGCGAAAGCACAGCTAGTTAATCAAAACAAACATACCGACAGCACATTGGGTGCAGGCGCAGAGGCTCGCAGTGGCAGCAGTTTGGGACACCCAGGGCTAGTTGGTGGAGGAAGAGGTGGGAACCTAGATGGACACAGCACTTTAAACCAGAGATATCTACCTAATCCTGGGCCGTTGGCGAGCGAATTTCAAAGCGGAAGAGCAGCACTAAGAGACAAACTCATGGGTATGGTTCAGCAAAGAGAGGCAAATCGCAAGCGCAAACTGTCCAGTGATGGCAGCAGTGGTGGCATCAACAATGACAGGGCTTTCGACGTGCTCAAGCATCCGATGGGTGGCTCTGGATCTAGTTCATCTAGCTTTCCAGAGACTTTGAGGAGAATGTTGCAGCAGGGTTGTTTGCCCCCAAACACCTCCATGGCCCAGCTACTCCAGTCCATGAGCCACCAAAGTGCCCACAATGAGCCAAGCCACGTGGGCCAAAGCCCGGCCAAATCTGGCAAATCTCCCTTCTTGGAGGAAGCTTTGCCTCAGATGTCGACTTTGCAGCAGAGCTTGCAGGGGCATCAAATCCAGGGCAGAGCGAAGATCCGTGGCTTCCAGAACATGAACAGTGATGGTCAGATTTCAGGCCAGGATCTAAACATGGAGCAGTTCAACAGGCCAATAAATCAAATGCAGGACCCCACCTTAACTGGAAACTTTGGGGTGTTGGGTTACAATGGTGGACAACATGCAGCCATGGTGTCGATGCAGGGAAACCCAAACCCTCACCAGCAGCAGCAGTTTGGACTTTATCAGAAACCATCCCAGGCGCAAGGCAACCCCCACTTCAGAGGCAGGGCAGGATTGCCTCCCATGATGTCCAATGGCGGGGTCCAAGCCCTCTCTGAGTCAG GTGAGGTCAGTAGTTCTCTGAGCTGTGAGCTGAGGCAGGCCCGAGAGGAGAGTCTTCAATCTCTCATCAGGAACAGCCAGGCCCATACACTGCAACAACAGAGACTGCAACCACTTGTTCAGGGCCAACATCAGGGTCTGACCCAGGGTCCTGGTCAGCACTACATGCAGGGCCAGCAGCAGCATAGATTCCAGTGCCAAGGCTCCCACCCTGATGCCCCTCTCCCTGATGATGCCTCCTCCAACCCCATGAACAGCCTCCTTCAGAGCTTCCAG GTGGATTTGCCTGAGACGATTCCACTGCCAAACAGAACTATGATGAGTCGACCGGGGATGATGTCCATGTCCCAACCCGGTGCCCCTTGTCACCAGAACAGTCATCAAGAATACCAGGCTGCCGAGGACCTTCCAGGTGGTGGGGGAGAAGTTATTGATACCATCCACAGGGCAGCGATGGGCACGGCCAGCAAGAGCGCGTTTAATGTCATCACATCAACTGGTGCTAGCGGTACCTTCGCTTCTTCTGTTGTCGGCGAGCCTGTCGACCTCTCCCATGCGGTTAACTCTGTCATTCATGGCCCCCTTCGCTCATATCAGGAGCCAGTGCTAGAGCCCCGACACCAACCCAAGGTGGGTCGGCCACGCAAGAAGACCCCTGAAAGGAACAACAGCTTCTCTCCTGTTGCTATGGAAGCTCCTGCCAGATTCCGCTCGCCGCGACACGGAGCCCAGAGAAGACAATGGGATGGGCAGGCGGAGGGCCAGGAGCAGGCTGGTCTGTGGCGTAATGACGAGCTCCTCCAACTGCTTTCCTTAGCCCAGAGCAGAAACGGCACCTACCCAGAGAGGCCCAAAAGTCAGGCCCAGGTCCACTTTGGCCCTCAGGACCAAACAACACTGCACTTCCCCAGTGACTTGTATGCCCATATGAACGGCAACGGTAGGGTCCTCACCTCGGGAAGACTACATTCCAGACACCCCAGCCTGTCCCCTGGTTCTTCCTCTGTCCCACCAGAGGGCCTTTTTACCAAGGATTACAGCCACTACAACGAACATCTGAACGGCCAACTCAATGGGAACCACTATAATGGGCATTACAATGGGCACCTGAATGGGAGCCTGAGCGGCGAGGAAGACCTGAGGCCTGGGGACTCTCCCTCCTCCAGTGAGGGGCTCCCGCTCCACCACAGGCCCAGAACTCCGGCCCACTACCCGGGGGATCTACTCTGGGGCCAGGGCAAAGGCTTCCCTCCATGGCCAGGCAAGATTGGGAGCGAGGGGCACATGTACTCCCCTGGGATGGTGAATGACATGCAGGGAAAG GTAGAGTCAGAGAAGTTCCAGAGGACACTAACAGAGGATCTGGACACACTACATAAAGCAAACAAGATAACTAGAAA TGGTCGAAAATGGAATAACCACCTAGAGGCTGCTATACAGGAGGCTATGTGTGAGCTGGATAAGATGACAGGCAAT AAAAAGCCATCAAGGGAAGGAGTCTGA